One Anguilla rostrata isolate EN2019 chromosome 15, ASM1855537v3, whole genome shotgun sequence genomic window carries:
- the LOC135240850 gene encoding dnaJ homolog subfamily C member 15-like, translating to MASSNVAVDGDLMRYAEYSSKSSVRSETDIDKRFGGTLIAVGLGVAAAGFAGRYAFQLWKPLGQVLSETVKKMPSSAFSAYYKGGFEQKMSKREASLVLGISPTSSKSKVREAHRRIMVLNHPDKGGSPYLAAKINEAKDLLDSSSRR from the exons ATGGCGAGTAGCAATGTTGCCGTGGACGGTGACTTGATGAGATATGCCGAATACAGTTCCAAATCAAGTGTTCGGAGCGAAACAGACATTGATAAACGATTC GGAGGTACATTGATAGCTGTCGGGCttggtgttgctgctgctggttTTGCAG GGCGCTATGCGTTCCAGCTGTGGAAGCCTTTGGGGCAGGTCCTGTCAGAGACGGTGAAGAAGATGCCTTCATCA gctTTCTCTGCGTATTACAAGGGCGGCTTTGAGCAGAAGATGAGCAAACGGGAAGCCAGCCTCGTCCTGGGGATCAG CCCAACCAGCAGCAAGAGCAAGGTGCGAGAGGCGCACCGGAGGATCATGGTCTTAAATCATCCAGATAAAG GTGGCTCACCGTATTTAGCGGCGAAGATCAATGAAGCGAAAGACCTGCTGGACTCCAGCTCACGCCGctga
- the LOC135241315 gene encoding ecto-NOX disulfide-thiol exchanger 1-like produces the protein MNSLGMVPVGMSGHPLVSDSICIPGFDPSLGIITPISAMMPGISLAPPPPIPPELPLVKEIIHYESCTLFPQNPNLPPPSTRERPPGCKTVFVGGLPENASEEIIREVFDPCGDIIAVRKSKKNFCHIRFSEEFMVDKALYLSGYRMRIGSSADKKDSGRMHVDFAQARDDLYEWECRQRLLARENRHHRQVQEQQLRPPSPPPIMHYSEHEAGLLAERMKDDGQFGAASAVLLAWLDRGEVSRRTANLFYSMIQAANGHVRRLQSERARHEEEAELAKERFRNAMLAILTQFEQITAVFNASAKQKAWDHFSKAQRRNIDMWRKQCEELRNAHSEEIMGIRREEEMDMSDDDSEEGVRKRTRTDDSGTRTDDSVLAVQACALREENGSLRWQLEACRSEVELLKQEQGRVCRPEENHVQEPSLRLLQQSLHSMQQQLQRLQEELRRREQELELAREESRSLKAELLMLKEKGLNGYTAVLRGGKELAVPLQSEKEAVLLGNYLTWACAG, from the exons ATGAACAGCCTGGGCATGGTGCCCGTGGGCATGAGCGGGCATCCGCTGGTCTCAG ATTCCATCTGCATCCCAGGATTCGACCCCAGCCTGGGAATCATCACTCCTATAAGCGCCATGATGCCGGGGATTagtctggccccgccccctcccataCCCCCAGAGCTCCCGCTTGTCAAGGAGATCATTCACTATGAGAGCTGCACGCTGTTCCCTCAGAACCCCA ATCTTCCACCCCCGTCCACCAGGGAGAGGCCCCCAGGGtgcaaaactgtgtttgtgggggggctCCCCGAAAACGCCAGCGAGGAGATCATCCGGGAGGTGTTCGACCCGTGTGGTGACATCATCGCCGTCCGCAAGAGCAAGAAGAACTTCTGCCACATCCGCTTCAGCGAGGAGTTCATGGTGGACAAGGCCCTGTACCTGtctg GCTACCGCATGCGGATCGGCTCCAGCGCGGATAAGAAGGACTCGGGGCGCATGCACGTGGACTTCGCGCAGGCGCGGGACGACCTGTACGAGTGGGAGTGCAGGCAGCGGCTGCTCGCCCGCGAAAACCGCCACCACCGCCAGGTCCAGGAGCAGCAGCTGCGGCCGCCGTCGCCtcctcccataatgcactacTCCGAGCATGAGGCGGGGCTTCTGGCGGAAAGGATGAAAG ACGACGGCCAGTTCGGCGCGGCGTCGGCGGTGCTGCTCGCCTGGCTGGACCGCGGCGAGGTCAGCCGCCGCACCGCCAACCTCTTCTACTCCATGATCCAGGCGGCCAATGGGCACGTGCGGCGGCTGCAGAGCGAGAGGGCGCGGCacgaggaggaggcggagctcgCCAAAGAGCGCTTCCGAAACGCCATGCTGGCCATCCTCACGCAgt TCGAGCAGATAACGGCCGTTTTCAACGCCTCCGCCAAGCAAAAGGCATGGGACCATTTCTCAAAAGCACAGCGCAGGAACATAGACATGTGGCGAAAGCAGTGCGAG GAGCTGCGGAACGCTCACAGTGAGGAGATCATGGGGATACGCcgggaggaggagatggacatGTCCGACGACGACTCTGAGGAAGGCGTCCGCAAGAGAACGCGCACGGACGACTCGGGTACGCGCACGGACGACTCGG tgctggCGGTGCAGGCCTGTGCACTCAGGGAGGAGAACGGCAGCCTGCGCTGGCAGCTGGAGGCCTGCCGGAGTGAGGTGGAGCTGCTGAAGCAGGAGCAGGGGAGGGTCTGCCGGCCCGAGGAGAACCACGTCCAGGAGCCATCTCTGCGCCTcctgcagcagagcctgcaTAGCATGCAGCAG CAACTGCAGAGGCTTcaggaggagctgaggaggagagagcaggagctggagctcGCCcgggaggagagcaggagtcTGAAGGCCGAGCTCCTCATGCTGAAGGAGAAG GGGCTGAACGGATACACAGCGGTGCTCCGCGGTGGTAAAGAGCTGGCGGTGCCTCTGCAGTCAGAGAAGgaagcagtgctgctgggtAATTACCTGACCT GGGCGTGTGCGGGGTGA